One stretch of Brevibacillus laterosporus DNA includes these proteins:
- the spoIIIAE gene encoding stage III sporulation protein AE: MAQRYTLLLLFLLLFFADGAIAASSTPETFSPVEKMVKQQTEHLNMQQIETFWKKTLDQYEGYLPDLKQKGFMQLLMEDGGLSPSSLFKGILKFFFHEILMNGKLLSSIIIITVFAMLLESMQNAFEKNTVSVVAYAIAYLVLMVLAMNSFHVAITYAKDAIQGMSDFMLAMIPLVLALLASMGNLASAAMFHPIIVFMINISGFLISTIIFPLLFLSAMLSIVSLFSERYKVTQLAILLRNIAMGVMGSFLTIFLAILSIQGATSAMADGVTIRTAKYITGNFVPVVGRMFTDAADTVVSASVLVKNAVGLAGVIILLLLCAFPAMKILVLALIYNFSSAVLQPLGNSPIIKALGTIGKSLLYVFAALATVGLMFFLAITIIIAAGNISLMVR; the protein is encoded by the coding sequence GTGGCACAAAGATATACCCTGTTGCTCCTGTTTCTTCTGCTATTCTTTGCAGATGGTGCCATCGCAGCATCATCAACCCCCGAGACCTTTTCGCCAGTGGAAAAAATGGTCAAGCAGCAGACAGAGCATTTAAATATGCAACAGATTGAGACTTTTTGGAAAAAGACACTGGACCAATATGAGGGCTATCTGCCTGATCTGAAACAAAAAGGCTTCATGCAACTGCTGATGGAGGATGGAGGTTTGTCGCCATCTAGTCTATTTAAGGGAATTCTAAAATTTTTCTTCCACGAAATTCTTATGAATGGGAAGCTGCTCAGCTCGATCATCATCATTACCGTGTTCGCGATGCTTCTAGAATCCATGCAAAATGCTTTTGAAAAAAATACGGTTTCTGTTGTAGCTTATGCTATTGCTTACCTGGTTTTGATGGTGCTTGCGATGAATAGCTTTCATGTGGCGATTACCTACGCCAAGGATGCAATTCAAGGGATGTCGGACTTTATGCTTGCCATGATTCCTCTTGTGCTCGCCTTGCTTGCTTCGATGGGAAACTTAGCTTCGGCCGCCATGTTCCATCCCATTATCGTCTTTATGATCAATATTAGCGGATTTCTTATTTCGACCATCATTTTCCCGCTATTATTCCTTTCAGCGATGCTTTCCATTGTCAGTTTATTTTCAGAAAGGTATAAGGTTACGCAGTTAGCAATTTTGCTTCGCAATATCGCGATGGGAGTGATGGGTTCGTTTTTAACCATCTTTCTTGCGATTTTGAGCATTCAGGGAGCCACTTCAGCTATGGCAGACGGTGTCACCATTCGGACAGCGAAGTATATCACAGGAAATTTTGTGCCTGTGGTAGGCCGTATGTTCACGGATGCAGCAGACACGGTCGTTAGTGCTTCTGTGCTTGTAAAAAATGCAGTGGGACTGGCTGGTGTCATTATTCTACTACTTTTATGTGCCTTTCCAGCAATGAAGATACTGGTACTGGCTCTAATCTACAATTTTTCCTCGGCTGTACTACAACCGTTGGGAAATAGCCCAATCATTAAAGCTCTAGGCACTATAGGCAAAAGCCTGCTGTATGTATTTGCTGCCCTTGCAACGGTTGGATTGATGTTCTTTCTGGCCATCACCATCATAATTGCAGCTGGAAATATATCCTTGATGGTTCGGTAG
- the spoIIIAF gene encoding stage III sporulation protein AF, with protein sequence MEWLNLWLRKVVLLVLLAAFLDLILPNTKIQQYVKMVMGLIILLTIMSPVFSIFQITPDELATKIGIYQNKQEKKENQPEWEQLTQKLVQDKDAQMTQYVSAQLSSLLAEKVKVTFGITLSDVAIRFASNGDKDQVIKEITATISSDQLPSSSTKKEQQATTIKPVERITPVQSVEITLSEQVEGKETENEAVIASAPVVKQDPLHAEIAAYIAKECGVEIKQVEVIATKPEAEKR encoded by the coding sequence ATGGAATGGTTGAATCTCTGGTTGCGAAAAGTTGTGCTACTAGTGTTGCTAGCCGCCTTTCTGGATCTCATCTTGCCCAATACGAAGATACAGCAATACGTCAAAATGGTGATGGGCCTCATTATTCTGCTCACGATCATGTCACCGGTCTTCTCTATTTTTCAAATTACACCAGATGAATTAGCTACCAAAATTGGTATCTACCAGAACAAACAGGAAAAAAAAGAAAATCAGCCAGAGTGGGAACAACTAACACAAAAATTAGTTCAAGACAAAGATGCACAAATGACCCAATATGTATCTGCACAATTAAGTAGCCTCCTTGCTGAAAAAGTAAAGGTGACATTTGGAATAACACTATCGGACGTGGCGATTCGTTTTGCTTCAAATGGAGATAAAGATCAAGTAATCAAAGAGATTACAGCAACGATTAGCTCAGATCAACTTCCTTCAAGTTCTACCAAGAAAGAACAGCAAGCAACTACCATCAAACCTGTTGAGCGAATTACACCGGTTCAATCAGTTGAGATTACTCTCAGTGAACAAGTAGAGGGGAAAGAGACGGAGAATGAGGCTGTCATAGCTTCTGCTCCCGTTGTTAAGCAAGACCCACTTCATGCTGAGATTGCAGCTTATATTGCCAAGGAATGCGGTGTGGAAATAAAGCAAGTGGAAGTGATTGCTACAAAACCAGAGGCAGAAAAGCGCTAG
- the spoIIIAG gene encoding stage III sporulation protein AG, whose protein sequence is MLNSLKKIIQSKDEPKKMKPLHYLIILLCLGAAFMIFTDFLSFAPDIAREQEGAYSSVQPPDDPLKSAPAFSSNATGGDLIREYENRYETQLKDILEKVTGVGSVEVMVNLDSTPEVVVEKNREQRQATTNETDKEKATRAQSDQSRNEQVVVMNGSKQEQPVIVKTLKPKVRGVLVVAKGAENIQVKAWITEAVQKTLEVPAYKIAILPKK, encoded by the coding sequence ATGTTGAATTCGTTAAAGAAAATTATTCAATCCAAGGATGAGCCAAAAAAAATGAAGCCGCTTCATTATCTGATCATCTTGCTTTGCTTAGGGGCTGCATTTATGATCTTTACTGATTTTTTGTCATTCGCCCCCGATATAGCACGAGAGCAAGAAGGTGCTTACAGTTCGGTACAGCCTCCTGATGATCCGCTTAAAAGCGCACCTGCTTTCTCTTCTAATGCAACAGGTGGTGACTTAATACGAGAATATGAGAATCGCTATGAGACACAATTAAAAGACATATTAGAAAAAGTAACAGGCGTAGGCTCTGTAGAAGTGATGGTGAATCTTGATTCGACTCCAGAAGTTGTAGTAGAGAAGAATCGGGAACAACGTCAGGCTACTACAAACGAAACCGATAAGGAAAAAGCGACTCGCGCCCAGAGTGACCAATCCCGCAATGAACAGGTGGTTGTCATGAATGGTTCCAAACAAGAACAGCCTGTCATAGTGAAAACCTTAAAACCTAAAGTGAGAGGAGTGCTGGTTGTAGCCAAAGGAGCAGAGAATATTCAGGTGAAAGCCTGGATTACAGAAGCCGTTCAGAAAACGTTAGAAGTACCTGCTTATAAAATTGCAATTTTGCCCAAAAAATAG
- a CDS encoding SpoIIIAH-like family protein has translation MILRKQTVWLLTMLAVMVVLSGYYMVKGPNDQVPAATDHKEAQKENQQITGIEVDTKQLDQPMEEAKQVESKEAVDKATDKAVGQPDNKATTKTPAAATAPDVTALPSPAAADVFQGYKLKREAMTQLQKDEQTAIMTNSNSTPQAIAEANARLEELSTLEQQTLALEELIKTKGYKDCVVNTQKESVSIIVQKDKVDSKEAITLIALAKQQLNVPGKNITVSFQP, from the coding sequence ATGATTTTACGTAAACAAACGGTCTGGCTGTTGACAATGCTTGCAGTGATGGTAGTGCTGTCTGGATATTACATGGTAAAAGGTCCAAATGACCAAGTACCAGCAGCCACTGATCATAAAGAAGCCCAAAAAGAGAATCAACAGATCACAGGAATTGAGGTAGATACGAAACAATTGGATCAACCAATGGAAGAAGCAAAACAAGTAGAGAGCAAAGAAGCCGTAGATAAAGCTACTGACAAAGCAGTCGGGCAGCCTGATAATAAAGCAACAACCAAAACTCCAGCAGCAGCTACAGCACCAGATGTTACTGCACTACCTTCTCCAGCAGCAGCAGACGTTTTTCAAGGCTATAAGCTAAAACGGGAAGCGATGACCCAATTACAAAAAGATGAACAAACGGCAATCATGACCAACTCTAATTCGACGCCACAAGCGATTGCAGAAGCGAATGCTCGTTTAGAGGAATTGTCTACGCTTGAGCAGCAGACACTAGCGTTAGAAGAGTTAATTAAAACAAAAGGCTACAAGGATTGTGTAGTAAATACTCAAAAGGAGAGTGTTAGCATTATTGTTCAGAAAGATAAAGTAGATTCAAAAGAGGCAATTACATTGATCGCTCTTGCCAAGCAGCAACTAAATGTCCCAGGCAAAAATATTACAGTTAGTTTTCAACCCTAG
- the accB gene encoding acetyl-CoA carboxylase biotin carboxyl carrier protein: MFKLHEIREIIKLLDQSSIKEFELEADGSKLSIKKSGGVEVTQPVVVRSEPVAYTSAPVEQHTPKVEPVAAPQATQAVAATPVENEANLHKIVSPMVGTFYMSPEPGAPVYVNPGDRVTPNKVVCIVEAMKLFNEIEAEVAGEIVKVLVEDGQLVEYGQPLFLVKAQ, translated from the coding sequence GTGTTTAAACTGCATGAGATCCGTGAGATTATCAAATTGTTGGACCAATCCTCCATTAAAGAATTTGAGCTTGAGGCGGATGGCTCTAAGCTCTCTATTAAAAAAAGCGGCGGAGTAGAAGTAACTCAACCAGTTGTTGTGCGCTCTGAGCCTGTTGCTTATACATCAGCTCCTGTTGAGCAACACACACCAAAAGTGGAACCGGTTGCTGCACCTCAGGCAACACAAGCTGTAGCGGCTACACCAGTAGAAAATGAAGCTAATTTGCATAAAATTGTTTCTCCAATGGTAGGTACATTCTATATGTCCCCAGAACCTGGAGCGCCTGTCTATGTAAATCCAGGTGATCGTGTTACACCAAACAAAGTCGTTTGTATTGTAGAAGCGATGAAATTGTTTAACGAAATCGAGGCTGAAGTGGCTGGCGAAATCGTCAAGGTCCTAGTAGAAGATGGACAATTAGTAGAATACGGCCAACCTTTATTCTTGGTAAAGGCACAATAA
- the accC gene encoding acetyl-CoA carboxylase biotin carboxylase subunit has translation MFQKILIANRGEIAVRVIRACRELGIQTVAVYSEADREALHVKLADEAYCIGPTASKDSYLNMASIMSVATKVGADAIHPGYGFLAENADFAEICSACNITFIGPDPEAITGMGDKSTAKDTMKNAGVPIVPGTDGLIESIAEALDTANEIGYPVIVKATAGGGGRGMRVAVNDDDLEKAIRQAQNEAKTAFGNAGVYLEKFVEGPRHVEIQVMGDKYGNVVYLGERDCSIQRRHQKLVEEAPSPALSEELRQQMGEAAVAAAKAVNYHGAGTVEFLLDKHGRFYFMEMNTRIQVEHPVTELITGFDLIKEQISVAYGNYLSFTQEDIVLDGWSIECRINAENPAKNFMPSPGKIEGYLAPGGFGVRIDSAVYPGYSIPPYYDSMIAKVIVWGKTREEAIERMKRALQEFMIEGVHTTIPFHLKLLEHEVFISGQFDTKFLETYDLHLNDL, from the coding sequence ATGTTTCAAAAGATTCTCATTGCCAACCGCGGTGAAATTGCCGTGCGCGTTATCCGTGCATGCCGCGAATTAGGTATCCAAACGGTTGCTGTATACTCAGAAGCAGATCGAGAAGCACTGCATGTTAAGCTCGCTGATGAGGCTTACTGCATAGGTCCTACTGCTTCTAAAGACAGCTATTTAAATATGGCAAGTATCATGAGTGTTGCAACCAAAGTAGGAGCAGATGCCATCCATCCAGGATATGGATTTTTAGCTGAGAATGCTGACTTTGCTGAGATCTGTTCGGCTTGTAACATCACGTTTATCGGACCAGATCCAGAAGCCATCACGGGTATGGGTGATAAATCCACAGCTAAAGACACCATGAAGAATGCTGGGGTTCCCATTGTCCCTGGAACGGACGGTCTGATTGAGAGTATTGCCGAAGCCTTGGACACAGCAAACGAGATTGGTTATCCTGTTATTGTTAAGGCTACAGCAGGCGGCGGCGGTCGAGGCATGCGTGTGGCTGTAAATGACGATGATTTAGAAAAAGCAATTCGTCAAGCGCAGAATGAAGCCAAAACAGCCTTTGGAAATGCTGGCGTTTATTTGGAAAAGTTCGTAGAAGGCCCGCGTCACGTAGAAATTCAAGTCATGGGCGATAAGTATGGCAATGTGGTTTATCTTGGAGAGCGCGACTGCTCAATCCAACGACGTCATCAAAAATTAGTAGAAGAAGCTCCATCTCCAGCGTTAAGCGAAGAATTGCGTCAACAGATGGGAGAGGCTGCTGTAGCTGCTGCTAAAGCAGTAAATTATCATGGTGCAGGTACTGTAGAATTCCTATTGGACAAACATGGTCGCTTTTACTTTATGGAAATGAATACGCGTATTCAAGTAGAGCATCCGGTAACGGAACTTATAACTGGTTTTGACCTTATTAAAGAGCAGATTAGTGTAGCATACGGTAATTATTTGTCCTTTACGCAGGAAGATATCGTTCTGGATGGCTGGTCGATTGAGTGTCGCATCAATGCTGAAAATCCGGCAAAGAACTTTATGCCTTCACCGGGTAAAATTGAGGGATACTTAGCGCCAGGTGGTTTCGGTGTTCGTATTGATAGCGCCGTATATCCAGGCTATTCTATCCCGCCTTATTACGATTCCATGATTGCGAAGGTGATCGTTTGGGGGAAAACGCGTGAAGAAGCTATCGAACGAATGAAACGTGCTTTGCAGGAGTTTATGATCGAAGGTGTTCATACTACTATACCTTTCCACTTAAAATTATTAGAGCACGAAGTATTCATCAGTGGACAATTTGACACAAAATTTTTAGAGACATACGATCTTCATTTGAATGATCTCTAG
- a CDS encoding Asp23/Gls24 family envelope stress response protein produces the protein MEFIDAEETKTELGKIQIAPEVLEVIAGMASAEVDGVAHMTGGLVGDFVEKLGKKSAARGVRVEVGSKEAAVDVSIIVKYGHRIPEVARNIQDSVRNAIEAMTGLSVVEVNVHIIDVELKSEEKVQPAATPPVTQTEEYQRVR, from the coding sequence GTGGAATTTATAGATGCAGAAGAGACAAAAACAGAGCTTGGAAAAATCCAGATCGCTCCCGAAGTCTTGGAAGTTATTGCTGGTATGGCATCTGCTGAGGTTGACGGAGTTGCACATATGACCGGCGGATTAGTTGGAGATTTCGTTGAAAAGTTAGGGAAAAAAAGTGCAGCACGAGGAGTACGCGTAGAGGTAGGCTCCAAAGAAGCGGCAGTTGACGTTTCCATTATCGTAAAATACGGCCATCGAATTCCTGAAGTAGCTCGTAACATTCAAGACAGCGTGCGTAACGCGATTGAAGCGATGACCGGGCTATCAGTGGTGGAAGTGAATGTACATATCATCGATGTTGAATTAAAATCCGAGGAAAAAGTACAACCAGCAGCAACTCCACCTGTTACACAAACGGAAGAATATCAGCGGGTTCGATAA
- the amaP gene encoding alkaline shock response membrane anchor protein AmaP: MNLFDRFILTIYSIALTAGSIIAIGVITRLIQPYYVEAVLNELYRTDMINIPYLIVAVIFLVISVRFIFSAFPQRKVREEKGIYQRNENGMVNISFTTIKAIADRAGRKVRGVRDLTTTIRSMENGNAIILKITVDGETPIPEMTQTLQTEVKQQVESIAGVDIAEVTVVVTEVVSKENNVAVRNRKLD; the protein is encoded by the coding sequence ATGAATCTTTTTGACCGGTTTATCCTAACAATTTACAGTATTGCGCTGACGGCGGGCTCTATAATTGCGATTGGTGTCATTACCCGCTTAATTCAGCCGTACTATGTAGAAGCAGTGCTTAATGAATTGTATCGTACGGACATGATTAACATTCCTTATCTAATCGTAGCTGTCATTTTTTTGGTGATTAGCGTTCGCTTTATTTTTAGTGCTTTTCCACAACGAAAGGTACGAGAAGAAAAAGGAATCTATCAACGCAATGAAAACGGAATGGTAAATATCAGCTTTACAACAATCAAAGCGATTGCAGATCGTGCAGGGCGAAAAGTTCGCGGAGTTCGCGATCTTACAACCACAATTCGCTCGATGGAAAACGGGAATGCGATCATTTTGAAAATCACTGTAGATGGTGAGACTCCTATTCCTGAAATGACGCAAACGTTGCAAACCGAAGTAAAACAGCAAGTGGAAAGCATCGCTGGCGTTGACATCGCAGAGGTGACTGTTGTGGTAACGGAAGTCGTCTCAAAGGAAAATAATGTCGCCGTTCGAAACAGAAAGTTGGATTAG
- a CDS encoding DUF2273 domain-containing protein, with protein MLWELLWEHKGKLLGVLAGFLFGIIYLFVGFWNTLVFIVFIGTGYFIGQKLDRKEDLREILDRILPGKFK; from the coding sequence ATGCTTTGGGAGTTATTATGGGAACATAAGGGGAAACTGTTAGGAGTGCTGGCTGGTTTTCTTTTTGGTATCATTTATTTGTTCGTGGGTTTCTGGAACACGCTGGTTTTCATTGTGTTTATTGGGACAGGCTATTTTATTGGACAAAAACTGGATCGAAAAGAAGACCTGCGAGAAATTCTCGATCGGATTTTACCTGGCAAATTTAAATAG
- the nusB gene encoding transcription antitermination factor NusB yields the protein MKRRIAREKAVQILFQIDMAEVELYHALNMVMEDSSEDNKYLLYLVEGALNNLDSIDEAIKQYLRGWQLDRIANVDRAILRLAFFELMFEEGVPARVIVNEAIELAKLFSDDQSYRFVNGVLSNYLQSKERVETQE from the coding sequence ATGAAACGCAGAATTGCACGCGAAAAAGCGGTTCAAATCCTTTTTCAAATCGACATGGCAGAGGTTGAGCTATACCATGCTCTAAATATGGTAATGGAAGACAGCTCGGAAGACAACAAATACCTTTTGTACCTGGTAGAAGGCGCATTAAATAATTTAGATTCCATCGATGAAGCAATAAAACAATATCTGCGTGGATGGCAATTGGATCGTATTGCCAATGTAGATCGCGCGATTTTACGCCTTGCCTTTTTTGAATTGATGTTTGAAGAGGGAGTACCTGCCCGCGTAATAGTGAATGAAGCGATTGAGCTAGCGAAGCTTTTTAGCGACGATCAGTCTTATCGTTTTGTGAATGGCGTGCTATCTAATTATCTGCAAAGCAAAGAACGAGTAGAAACTCAAGAATAA
- a CDS encoding O-sialoglycoprotein endopeptidase: MKNVMVGIDTSNYRTSLCLATEDGEIVAEAKKLLRVKAGERGLQQSEAVFQHVMNLPELCDQLKLEEYQVKGICVSEKPRPIEGSYMPVFKVGEGLGKSLSLFLRVPLYLTTHQEGHIAAGEYTAMQRPANDRFLAVHLSGGTSEILSCERTETGYQIDIIGGTIDLHAGQLVDRIGVALELPFPAGPYLEELAKEIDHVEDSVGEFRVSSSVKGLTFSFSGPENALLRANKEGIATPAQIARATEQCVAISLEKALRNAMEAGHGREVLIVGGVAANQYIRERLLKRLEHPAVKGKLSFCDPAYTGDNAYGVAMLGWMKVKDEH; this comes from the coding sequence ATGAAAAACGTGATGGTAGGAATTGACACCAGCAATTATCGGACATCGCTTTGCCTCGCAACAGAAGACGGTGAGATTGTAGCAGAAGCCAAAAAACTCTTACGTGTAAAAGCAGGAGAGCGGGGGTTGCAACAATCGGAAGCCGTCTTTCAGCATGTGATGAACCTTCCTGAATTATGTGACCAATTAAAATTAGAGGAATATCAAGTAAAGGGCATATGTGTGAGTGAAAAGCCACGCCCCATAGAGGGGTCTTACATGCCTGTCTTTAAAGTGGGCGAAGGATTAGGTAAATCACTTTCTTTATTTTTACGTGTACCCCTCTACTTGACAACACATCAGGAAGGTCATATCGCGGCAGGCGAGTATACAGCTATGCAGAGACCAGCAAACGACCGATTTTTAGCTGTCCATTTATCTGGGGGAACCAGTGAAATCCTTTCCTGTGAGCGTACTGAAACAGGATACCAGATAGATATTATTGGGGGCACGATAGATCTGCATGCGGGACAACTGGTTGATCGCATTGGAGTAGCTTTGGAACTACCTTTCCCTGCAGGGCCTTATCTAGAGGAATTAGCTAAAGAGATAGATCACGTAGAAGACTCAGTAGGAGAATTCCGAGTGTCCTCATCTGTTAAAGGACTTACCTTTAGCTTCTCAGGACCTGAGAATGCTTTATTACGAGCAAACAAAGAGGGAATTGCAACTCCTGCCCAAATCGCCCGTGCAACTGAACAGTGCGTGGCTATCAGCTTAGAAAAAGCTTTGCGCAATGCGATGGAAGCTGGCCATGGTCGGGAAGTCCTCATTGTTGGTGGTGTAGCGGCTAACCAATATATTCGAGAACGCTTGCTTAAGCGGCTTGAACATCCAGCTGTAAAGGGCAAACTCTCTTTCTGCGACCCTGCTTATACAGGTGATAATGCATATGGTGTAGCTATGTTAGGGTGGATGAAAGTTAAAGACGAACATTAA
- the folD gene encoding bifunctional methylenetetrahydrofolate dehydrogenase/methenyltetrahydrofolate cyclohydrolase FolD has product MTAQVIDGREFAKSYRERIKQEVTELVDRGIQPGLAVVLVGDDPASQTYVNGKIKACEETGIYSKSFRLESSVTQQEVVKLVEQLNQDPNIHGILVQLPLPKHMNEEAIIDAISPEKDVDGFHPISVGNLCIGKETFLPCTPHGVIELIKSTGISMEGKHAVVIGRSNIVGKPVSLLLLHENATVTMCHSRTKNLVEQTRQADILVVAVGIAHLIKKEHVKNGAIVIDVGMNRLDGKLTGDVLFDEVKEVASHITPVPGGVGPMTITMLMQNTVISARRKLTV; this is encoded by the coding sequence ATGACAGCCCAAGTAATCGATGGTAGAGAGTTTGCAAAATCGTACCGTGAACGAATCAAACAAGAGGTAACAGAATTAGTTGATAGAGGGATTCAACCTGGTTTGGCTGTTGTTTTAGTTGGTGATGACCCTGCTTCCCAAACCTATGTAAACGGGAAAATCAAGGCGTGTGAAGAAACGGGGATTTACTCAAAGTCTTTCCGTCTAGAGAGTAGTGTAACGCAACAAGAAGTAGTAAAATTAGTAGAGCAATTAAACCAAGATCCGAACATTCATGGGATTTTGGTGCAATTACCTTTGCCTAAACATATGAACGAAGAAGCAATTATTGATGCTATTTCTCCGGAGAAGGATGTGGATGGTTTTCATCCGATCAGCGTAGGTAACTTATGTATTGGTAAAGAGACCTTTCTTCCATGCACGCCACATGGTGTCATTGAGCTGATTAAAAGTACGGGAATTAGCATGGAGGGTAAGCATGCTGTAGTAATAGGTCGTAGTAATATTGTAGGGAAACCCGTTTCCTTATTACTTTTGCATGAGAATGCTACTGTAACAATGTGTCATTCCCGTACAAAAAATCTGGTTGAACAAACTCGTCAGGCAGATATTTTGGTGGTGGCGGTAGGAATTGCCCACTTAATCAAGAAAGAGCATGTGAAAAATGGTGCCATTGTCATTGATGTTGGTATGAACCGTCTAGATGGCAAGCTTACTGGGGATGTTTTGTTTGACGAAGTGAAGGAAGTAGCGAGCCATATCACTCCGGTGCCAGGCGGTGTTGGTCCAATGACGATCACAATGCTCATGCAGAACACAGTCATCTCGGCAAGACGTAAACTGACTGTATAA
- a CDS encoding exodeoxyribonuclease VII large subunit, producing the protein MKPAEVMSVAELNRYVKRMMEGDLKLADVWIRGEISNFTHHHSGHMYFTLKDKDSRIKIVMFASYNRFLTFIPKNGTKAIVRGSISVFERDGAYQLYARELQPDGVGALFLAYEQLKEKLQQEGLFASERKRALPRFPKTIGVVTSPTGAAIRDIITTIKRRYPQAGIMLAPAIVQGIEAPASIIRAIRNMNQHQVDVLIVGRGGGSIEELWAFNEEAVARAIVSSQVPVISAVGHETDFTIADFVADIRAATPTAAAELAVPHYLEWMERIKQLDHRLARALQTELQEKRAHLHRLQQSYGLKNPLRRVEERRQRIDEITLRLGAIMKMKVVRKREQTSHVNKRLSQIRLDRQVEERRIQINRIESQLTQRMKQKGERSRQAWLALVQQLDALSPLRVMQRGFSLSYKGDTLIKTVEGIEVGDQLMIRYQDGKILTTVTDIERKEENHGS; encoded by the coding sequence ATGAAGCCAGCAGAGGTCATGTCCGTCGCGGAATTAAACCGTTATGTAAAGCGCATGATGGAGGGAGATCTTAAGTTAGCGGATGTTTGGATTCGCGGAGAAATCTCTAATTTTACGCATCATCACAGCGGTCACATGTATTTCACGTTAAAGGACAAAGATTCACGGATTAAAATCGTGATGTTTGCTAGCTATAACCGCTTCCTTACATTTATACCGAAGAATGGAACCAAAGCGATTGTGCGTGGTTCCATTTCTGTATTTGAAAGGGACGGTGCATACCAATTATATGCAAGAGAATTGCAACCCGATGGAGTGGGAGCTTTATTTCTTGCCTATGAACAATTAAAAGAAAAACTGCAGCAAGAAGGTTTGTTTGCTTCTGAAAGAAAGCGTGCATTACCACGGTTCCCAAAAACCATCGGAGTGGTTACTTCTCCCACGGGAGCAGCCATTCGAGATATTATTACCACAATAAAGAGGAGGTACCCACAGGCTGGAATTATGCTGGCTCCAGCGATTGTGCAAGGAATTGAAGCACCTGCTTCAATCATTCGCGCCATTCGCAACATGAACCAGCACCAGGTTGATGTGCTGATCGTCGGACGTGGAGGAGGCTCGATTGAAGAGCTGTGGGCATTTAATGAGGAAGCGGTTGCCCGAGCTATTGTGTCTTCACAAGTGCCTGTTATTTCAGCAGTTGGTCACGAGACGGATTTTACCATTGCGGATTTTGTGGCAGATATCAGGGCGGCAACCCCGACAGCCGCAGCCGAACTAGCAGTGCCTCACTATTTGGAATGGATGGAGCGTATCAAACAGTTGGATCATCGACTGGCTCGAGCTCTACAAACGGAACTACAAGAGAAGCGTGCCCATTTACATAGATTGCAACAATCATATGGTTTAAAAAATCCGTTACGTCGGGTGGAAGAGAGACGACAGCGCATTGATGAGATCACGTTGCGTCTTGGTGCGATCATGAAAATGAAGGTGGTTCGCAAACGTGAGCAAACGAGTCATGTGAATAAACGATTAAGTCAGATTCGTTTGGATCGACAAGTGGAAGAGAGACGCATACAGATCAATCGCATCGAAAGTCAGTTGACTCAGCGTATGAAACAAAAAGGGGAACGGTCTAGACAAGCATGGCTGGCCCTAGTCCAGCAATTAGATGCGTTAAGTCCGTTAAGGGTCATGCAACGTGGTTTTAGCCTATCTTATAAAGGTGATACATTAATCAAAACGGTTGAAGGAATTGAAGTGGGTGATCAGCTCATGATACGATATCAAGATGGTAAGATCCTGACAACGGTAACAGACATAGAGCGAAAGGAAGAGAACCATGGCTCGTAA
- the xseB gene encoding exodeoxyribonuclease VII small subunit has protein sequence MARKKAEQETELLFEEAMQRLEEVVRQLEEGDVPLEKAIDLYQEGIQLSRQCATKLDVIEAKVIQLLDQDGSISERPFHVEED, from the coding sequence ATGGCTCGTAAAAAAGCAGAGCAGGAAACAGAACTTCTGTTTGAAGAAGCAATGCAACGGCTGGAAGAAGTGGTGCGTCAGTTAGAAGAAGGTGATGTACCTTTGGAAAAAGCGATTGATTTGTACCAAGAAGGGATTCAACTATCTCGTCAATGTGCAACGAAATTGGATGTAATTGAAGCTAAAGTGATTCAACTTCTAGACCAAGACGGTAGCATATCCGAGCGTCCGTTCCATGTGGAGGAGGACTAG